The Cupriavidus sp. EM10 genome includes a region encoding these proteins:
- a CDS encoding SCO family protein has product MNARTAVLALLASLASLPLSAQASPLALPAPPDMAFAPIPGKQLPADLVFRDDDGRAVRLQDLSLGKPLVLVPGYYRCPNLCSTVMDGVLESLAQARLPHGTWHAAAVSIDSRETVAVAAAKKPLYGALVAATGGDLHMLTGDAAAVGALTSAIGMRVSPSSDSSNPDQIAHPAGLVVLTPDGRIARAFSGVRFDAAALRAAIEQASAGQVGSPAQQLLMRCVHFDPQTGRYTMTILDGIRIVFLAAFAALAIGWLWHVRQRQRRHPT; this is encoded by the coding sequence ATGAACGCGCGTACGGCCGTGCTGGCCTTGCTCGCCTCGCTCGCCTCGCTTCCCCTCTCCGCGCAGGCATCCCCGCTGGCGCTGCCGGCGCCGCCCGACATGGCGTTTGCGCCGATCCCCGGCAAGCAGCTGCCGGCGGATCTGGTATTTCGCGACGACGACGGCCGGGCGGTGCGCCTGCAGGATCTGTCGCTTGGCAAGCCGCTGGTGCTGGTGCCCGGCTACTACCGCTGCCCCAACCTGTGCAGCACGGTGATGGATGGCGTACTGGAATCGCTGGCCCAGGCGCGCCTGCCGCACGGCACCTGGCACGCCGCCGCCGTCAGCATCGACAGCCGCGAGACGGTGGCGGTGGCCGCCGCCAAGAAGCCGCTCTACGGCGCGCTGGTGGCCGCCACGGGGGGCGACCTGCACATGCTCACCGGCGATGCCGCCGCCGTCGGCGCGCTGACGAGTGCCATTGGCATGCGGGTGTCGCCCTCGTCCGACTCATCCAATCCCGACCAGATTGCCCACCCGGCCGGCCTCGTCGTGCTGACGCCCGATGGCCGCATCGCACGGGCCTTCAGCGGCGTCCGTTTCGACGCGGCCGCCCTGCGTGCGGCCATCGAACAGGCGTCGGCGGGGCAAGTCGGCTCGCCGGCGCAACAGTTGCTCATGCGCTGCGTCCATTTCGATCCGCAGACCGGCCGCTACACGATGACGATCCTCGACGGCATCCGGATCGTCTTCCTGGCCGCGTTCGCCGCGCTGGCCATCGGCTGGCTGTGGCATGTCAGGCAACGGCAGCGGAGGCACCCGACATGA
- a CDS encoding DUF3341 domain-containing protein, protein MSTYGMLAEYRTGAALLDAARHARNAGFTDLEAFSPYPVEGLTDAIGMAADRMPLLALLGGLTGGIGGFLLQWYAAVIDYPINVGGRPAGSWQMFVPVTFSLTILGAALATVFGMLIANRLPRLRHPLFDAADFEQASRHRFFLCIRADAGDADTARRMLASTHALQVTEVKEMKEVAT, encoded by the coding sequence ATGAGCACGTACGGCATGCTGGCCGAGTACCGCACCGGCGCCGCCTTGCTGGACGCGGCCCGCCACGCGCGCAACGCCGGCTTTACCGACCTGGAGGCGTTTTCGCCCTACCCGGTGGAAGGGCTGACCGATGCCATCGGCATGGCGGCGGACCGCATGCCGCTGCTGGCCCTGCTGGGCGGGCTGACCGGTGGCATTGGGGGCTTCCTGCTGCAGTGGTACGCGGCGGTGATCGACTACCCCATCAATGTGGGCGGACGACCGGCCGGCAGCTGGCAGATGTTCGTGCCGGTCACGTTCTCGCTGACGATCCTCGGCGCGGCGCTGGCAACGGTGTTCGGCATGCTGATCGCCAACCGGCTGCCCCGCCTGCGCCATCCGCTGTTCGACGCGGCCGATTTCGAGCAGGCGTCGCGGCATCGCTTCTTCCTGTGCATCCGGGCCGATGCCGGCGATGCGGACACGGCACGCCGCATGCTGGCATCCACTCACGCCTTGCAGGTGACGGAGGTGAAGGAGATGAAGGAGGTGGCGACATGA
- a CDS encoding molybdopterin dinucleotide binding domain-containing protein gives MTHRPVIPIVPASEAPAAADDPDSHARRNFLRVMAASAALASGACSGPPRETIVPYVHMPEGLVPGRPLFYATALTRHGYGTGVLVESNMGRPTKIEGNPRHPASLGATHPFDQAAVLQLWDPDRSQAPYRGPAMSTWQSFDAALAVQRTQWRDRDGEGLRLLTGNVGSPTLAAQIARWLERYPKAVWHAHDPVQDGSPGIDLAFGDGVDPVLDPTPARIVVTFDADLVGHGPGAVRQAHDLMADRRGVAPALARRLYAIESSPSLTGEIADNRLALPPHEIEPLAWSLARRLGVPDAAAASLPDDATARRWLDVLARRLADILPGQSLLVPGDGLSPATQALIWRLNARLGNLGKTVRTVERAPRRPRGDGHSIAALTQAMRAGQVSALLIVDANPAYDAPFDVDFAGALGHVPWSAHLGLYRDETARLTTWHLPMAHDLERWSDAHAWDGTASIVQPLIAPLNGGRSAHELLSAATDDEPASGHAIVRGHWQRHRPSGFDDFWQLALRTGVIPDSAARTMRPATSRPIAPPPFTAAPLVARFTPDPAADAGELANNAWLQELPRALTRHTWDNAALIGPQTARARHLATGDIVRIRRADGRSRPVEAPVWVTPRHAEGVVTLPLGYGRRHAGRVGNGVGFDAYVLRASDGPHAIAMEATGATHTFAVVQTQTSMAGRELAPAATVSEYRRHPHFATQDAPRAAGSLYPRWPYPHERWGMTVDLNACIGCNACTIACQAETTFRWSARRKSGVAA, from the coding sequence ATGACGCACCGGCCCGTGATCCCGATCGTCCCCGCGTCCGAGGCCCCGGCAGCCGCCGACGATCCCGACAGCCACGCGCGCCGCAACTTCCTGCGCGTGATGGCGGCGTCGGCCGCGCTGGCCAGCGGCGCGTGCAGCGGGCCGCCCAGGGAGACCATCGTCCCCTACGTCCACATGCCCGAAGGCCTGGTGCCGGGCCGTCCGCTGTTCTACGCCACCGCACTGACCCGGCATGGCTACGGCACCGGCGTGCTGGTCGAAAGCAATATGGGCCGGCCGACCAAGATCGAAGGCAATCCGCGTCATCCCGCCAGCCTGGGCGCGACGCATCCGTTCGACCAGGCGGCGGTGCTGCAGCTATGGGACCCCGACCGCAGCCAGGCCCCCTATCGCGGCCCGGCCATGTCGACCTGGCAGTCCTTTGACGCGGCGCTTGCTGTGCAGCGCACCCAATGGCGCGACCGCGATGGCGAAGGGCTTCGCCTGCTGACCGGCAACGTCGGTTCACCCACCTTGGCGGCCCAGATTGCGCGCTGGCTGGAGCGCTATCCGAAGGCCGTCTGGCACGCCCACGATCCCGTGCAGGACGGCAGCCCGGGCATCGACCTGGCGTTTGGCGACGGGGTCGATCCGGTGCTCGACCCGACACCGGCCCGGATCGTGGTGACTTTCGACGCCGACCTGGTTGGCCATGGCCCCGGTGCCGTGCGGCAGGCCCACGACCTGATGGCCGACCGCCGCGGCGTCGCGCCCGCCCTGGCCCGGCGCCTTTACGCCATCGAATCGTCCCCCTCGCTGACTGGCGAAATCGCCGACAACCGTCTGGCGCTGCCGCCGCACGAGATCGAACCGCTGGCGTGGTCGTTGGCGCGCCGGCTCGGCGTGCCCGACGCCGCCGCAGCGTCGTTGCCCGACGACGCGACCGCCCGCCGCTGGCTCGACGTGCTGGCCCGGCGGCTGGCGGACATCCTTCCCGGGCAATCGCTGCTGGTGCCGGGCGATGGCCTGTCCCCCGCCACGCAGGCGCTGATCTGGCGTCTCAACGCGCGGCTGGGCAATCTCGGCAAGACGGTCCGTACGGTCGAGAGAGCACCCCGGCGGCCCCGGGGCGACGGCCATTCGATCGCGGCGCTGACGCAGGCCATGCGGGCCGGACAGGTGTCGGCGCTGCTGATCGTCGATGCCAATCCCGCCTACGACGCCCCTTTCGATGTGGATTTCGCTGGCGCGCTCGGCCACGTGCCCTGGTCGGCCCACCTGGGCCTGTACCGCGACGAAACGGCGCGACTGACCACCTGGCATCTGCCCATGGCCCACGACCTGGAGCGATGGAGCGACGCGCATGCCTGGGACGGCACCGCATCGATCGTGCAGCCGCTGATTGCGCCGCTGAACGGCGGCCGCTCGGCGCATGAGCTGCTGTCGGCGGCCACCGACGACGAGCCGGCGTCGGGCCACGCCATCGTGCGTGGGCACTGGCAACGGCATCGGCCCTCCGGTTTCGACGATTTCTGGCAGCTTGCCCTGCGGACCGGCGTGATACCGGACTCCGCCGCCCGCACCATGCGGCCGGCCACGAGCCGCCCCATCGCGCCACCGCCGTTCACCGCAGCGCCCCTCGTAGCCCGCTTCACGCCCGACCCCGCCGCCGATGCCGGCGAACTCGCAAACAACGCCTGGCTGCAGGAATTGCCACGGGCGCTGACGCGACACACCTGGGACAACGCCGCGCTGATCGGCCCGCAGACGGCCCGGGCGCGACATCTCGCCACCGGCGACATCGTGCGGATACGCCGCGCCGATGGCCGGAGCCGGCCGGTGGAAGCGCCCGTATGGGTCACGCCCCGACACGCCGAAGGGGTGGTGACGCTGCCGCTTGGCTACGGGCGCCGCCATGCCGGGCGCGTCGGCAACGGCGTGGGCTTCGATGCCTATGTGCTGCGCGCGTCCGATGGGCCGCACGCCATCGCCATGGAAGCCACCGGGGCCACCCACACGTTCGCAGTCGTGCAAACGCAGACCTCGATGGCCGGGCGAGAGCTGGCGCCGGCCGCCACGGTGAGCGAATACCGGCGCCATCCGCATTTCGCCACGCAGGATGCCCCGCGCGCCGCCGGGTCGCTCTACCCGCGCTGGCCCTACCCCCACGAGCGCTGGGGCATGACGGTCGACCTGAACGCCTGCATCGGATGCAATGCCTGCACCATCGCCTGCCAGGCCGAAACAACATTCCGGTGGTCGGCAAGACGGAAGTCGGGCGTGGCCGCGTGA
- a CDS encoding cytochrome c yields the protein MTHCFLRLLCLLCAACTMALLAGCERARQDMYDQPKYKPFARSDRFGDGTSARPLPDHTVPAPGGPFADTSSGRRQDDAPGAAQPALTLKQLQRGQSRYEIYCMPCHSATGDGDGMVVRRGFPRPPSFHTDALRAAPDTLLYDVISHGSGPMAAYAAQLPPPDRWAVVAYLRALQLSQHAPVARLTADDLRHLDGPTPAGDRR from the coding sequence ATGACCCACTGCTTCCTTCGCTTGCTCTGCCTGCTGTGCGCGGCCTGCACGATGGCGTTGCTGGCCGGTTGCGAGCGCGCGCGGCAGGACATGTACGACCAGCCCAAGTACAAGCCATTCGCGCGCAGCGACCGCTTCGGCGACGGCACCTCGGCGCGCCCGCTGCCCGACCACACGGTGCCGGCGCCCGGCGGACCGTTCGCAGACACGTCCAGCGGCAGGCGCCAGGACGATGCCCCCGGCGCCGCACAGCCGGCCCTGACCCTCAAGCAGTTGCAACGTGGCCAGTCGCGCTACGAGATCTACTGCATGCCATGTCACAGCGCCACCGGCGATGGCGACGGCATGGTGGTGCGGCGCGGCTTTCCGCGCCCGCCGTCCTTCCATACCGATGCCTTGCGTGCCGCGCCCGACACGCTGCTGTACGACGTCATCAGCCACGGCAGCGGCCCGATGGCGGCCTACGCAGCGCAACTGCCACCACCGGACCGCTGGGCCGTAGTCGCCTACCTGCGCGCCCTGCAACTAAGCCAGCATGCGCCCGTCGCCCGTTTGACCGCCGATGACCTGCGGCACCTCGACGGCCCCACGCCAGCCGGAGATCGTCGATGA
- a CDS encoding 4Fe-4S dicluster domain-containing protein, translating to MHWIRVDRYDDGHDTDGQPIRTVFQPVPCMHCEDAPCELVCPVGATVHDSAGLNVQVYNRCVGTRFCSNNCPYKVRRFNFLQYSNQGDDRPPPAYNPEVTVRRRGVMEKCTYCLQRITRARIEAEKLGRPLRDGDVVTACQASCPTQAIAFGNLDDPDSQVAQLKQAPRNFDLLAELNTRPRTSYAALVTNPDEDLA from the coding sequence ATGCACTGGATTCGCGTCGACCGGTACGACGATGGGCACGACACCGACGGCCAGCCAATACGCACCGTGTTCCAGCCAGTGCCGTGCATGCACTGCGAGGATGCCCCGTGCGAGCTGGTCTGCCCGGTCGGCGCCACCGTGCACGACAGCGCGGGCCTCAACGTGCAGGTCTACAACCGCTGCGTGGGCACGCGATTCTGTTCCAACAACTGCCCGTACAAGGTGCGGCGCTTCAACTTTCTGCAATACAGCAACCAGGGCGACGACCGGCCGCCGCCCGCCTACAACCCGGAAGTCACGGTGCGCCGTCGGGGCGTCATGGAGAAATGCACATACTGCCTGCAGCGCATCACGCGGGCCCGGATCGAAGCCGAAAAGCTCGGCCGGCCGTTACGCGACGGCGATGTGGTCACCGCCTGCCAGGCCAGCTGCCCCACGCAGGCCATCGCCTTCGGCAATCTTGACGATCCCGATAGCCAGGTCGCCCAGCTCAAGCAGGCGCCGCGCAACTTCGACCTGCTGGCCGAGCTGAACACGCGGCCCCGCACCAGCTATGCCGCGCTGGTCACCAACCCCGACGAGGACCTTGCCTAG
- the nrfD gene encoding NrfD/PsrC family molybdoenzyme membrane anchor subunit, producing MATPSDKPPVSKDIGVLRPGWGYASVSDKIAGLVLERPVRLPWLAAFLLTFAGMLVFMGATAWLFAKGVGIWGVDIPVAWGFAIGNFVWWIGIGHAGTFISAFLLLLRQQWRTSINRFAEAMTLFAAAIAGLFPILHLGRPWFFYWLVPYPNVMNVWPQWRSPLVWDLFAIGTYLIVSLLFWYVGLIPDLATLRDRACLRGRRRVAQTYGLLALGWRGDARHWARYESAYKLLAGLATPLVIAVHSIVSLDFAVGNTPGYHSTIFPPYFVAGALFSGFAMVLTLAIPLRHAFGLHDFITSRHLANAAKIILTMSVIVAYGYASEIFTAFYSGDQYEIFLVRNRWAGPYAGVYWAMLACNVLVPQCLWWRRVRHSPLALFALSLVINTGMWMERFLIVVSSLHRDFLPSSWGMFYPTVWDWIMLAGSIAMFAWLFLVFIRCLPVISIAEMRELVHASAREQP from the coding sequence ATGGCGACCCCTTCGGACAAGCCCCCCGTTTCGAAGGACATCGGCGTGCTGCGGCCGGGCTGGGGCTATGCCAGCGTGTCCGACAAGATTGCCGGGCTGGTACTGGAAAGGCCGGTCCGGTTGCCCTGGCTGGCCGCATTCCTGCTGACGTTTGCCGGCATGCTGGTATTCATGGGCGCCACGGCATGGCTGTTCGCAAAGGGCGTGGGCATCTGGGGCGTCGACATTCCCGTGGCGTGGGGCTTCGCCATCGGCAACTTCGTCTGGTGGATCGGGATCGGCCATGCCGGAACGTTCATCTCCGCCTTCCTGCTGCTGCTCAGGCAGCAATGGCGCACGTCGATCAACCGGTTCGCCGAGGCGATGACCCTGTTTGCCGCCGCCATCGCGGGCCTGTTCCCGATCCTGCACCTGGGGCGGCCGTGGTTCTTCTACTGGCTGGTGCCCTATCCCAACGTGATGAACGTCTGGCCGCAGTGGCGCAGCCCGCTGGTGTGGGACCTGTTTGCCATCGGCACCTACCTGATCGTGTCGCTGCTGTTCTGGTATGTCGGGCTGATTCCCGATCTGGCCACGCTGCGCGACCGCGCCTGCCTGCGCGGCCGGCGCCGGGTGGCACAGACCTACGGGCTGCTGGCCCTGGGCTGGCGCGGCGACGCCCGGCACTGGGCGCGCTACGAGAGCGCCTACAAGCTGCTGGCCGGGCTGGCCACGCCGCTGGTGATCGCCGTGCATTCGATCGTGTCGCTCGATTTCGCGGTCGGCAACACCCCCGGCTATCACTCCACCATATTCCCGCCGTATTTCGTCGCCGGGGCGCTGTTCTCGGGCTTTGCGATGGTGCTGACGCTGGCGATTCCGCTGCGGCACGCGTTCGGCCTGCACGACTTCATCACCAGCCGCCACCTGGCCAACGCCGCAAAGATCATCCTGACGATGAGCGTGATCGTCGCCTATGGCTACGCCAGCGAGATCTTCACGGCGTTCTACAGCGGCGACCAGTACGAGATCTTCCTGGTCCGGAACCGCTGGGCCGGCCCCTACGCGGGCGTGTACTGGGCCATGCTGGCCTGCAACGTGCTGGTGCCGCAGTGCCTGTGGTGGCGGCGCGTGCGGCATAGCCCGCTGGCGCTGTTCGCGCTGAGCCTGGTCATCAATACCGGCATGTGGATGGAGCGCTTCCTGATCGTCGTATCGAGCCTGCACCGCGACTTCCTGCCGTCGTCGTGGGGCATGTTCTATCCGACCGTGTGGGACTGGATCATGCTGGCCGGCTCCATCGCCATGTTCGCTTGGCTGTTCCTGGTCTTTATCCGCTGCCTGCCGGTGATCTCCATTGCCGAGATGCGCGAGCTGGTGCACGCCAGCGCCAGGGAGCAGCCATGA